One genomic window of Vibrio mangrovi includes the following:
- the hldE gene encoding bifunctional D-glycero-beta-D-manno-heptose-7-phosphate kinase/D-glycero-beta-D-manno-heptose 1-phosphate adenylyltransferase HldE codes for MKPILPDYDQAGVLIVGDVMLDRYWYGPTRRISPEAPVPVVKVENNEERPGGAANVAMNIASLGGHAHIVGLTGQDEPAAVLEEKLTSLNVHCDFVALPPYPTITKLRILSRGQQLIRLDFEDKFENTDPELVLSRMEKTLPQVQSVILSDYAKGALEHVQQFIQKAKQFGVPVFIDPKGADFERYRGATLLTPNMAEFEEVVGKVHSEDELVAKGFELIEKFDFEALLVTRSEHGMTLLRRGQEPFHLPTQAKEVYDVTGAGDTVISVLAASVAAGKPLDEACALANAAAGIVVGKVGTSTVSTIELAEAVHGSQDTDFGVVSEKTLIEAVRKAQACGEKVVMTNGCFDILHAGHVSYLNHAAELGDRLIVAVNTDDSVKRLKGPGRPVNPTDRRMAVLAGLGAVDWVVPFSEDTPQRLIATVLPDLLVKGGDYRPEDIAGGREVIAAGGEVRVLNFEDGCSTSEIIEAIKGGRG; via the coding sequence ATGAAGCCAATTCTACCTGACTATGATCAAGCAGGTGTTTTAATTGTTGGTGATGTGATGCTGGATCGTTACTGGTACGGTCCGACCAGGCGTATTTCACCGGAAGCCCCGGTTCCTGTTGTGAAAGTGGAAAACAATGAGGAACGTCCGGGAGGTGCTGCGAACGTTGCTATGAATATCGCGTCACTTGGCGGACATGCTCATATTGTCGGATTAACCGGGCAGGATGAGCCTGCGGCGGTTTTAGAAGAAAAACTGACTTCATTAAATGTTCATTGTGATTTTGTTGCTTTACCTCCTTACCCTACGATTACAAAACTGCGAATTTTAAGCCGCGGGCAACAGTTGATCCGTCTTGATTTTGAAGACAAGTTTGAGAATACAGATCCGGAACTGGTGTTATCGAGAATGGAAAAAACACTGCCTCAGGTTCAGTCGGTGATTCTTTCCGATTACGCCAAAGGTGCTCTGGAGCATGTACAGCAGTTTATTCAGAAAGCGAAACAGTTCGGTGTGCCTGTCTTCATTGATCCGAAAGGTGCCGATTTTGAGCGTTATCGTGGAGCGACTCTACTGACTCCGAATATGGCCGAGTTTGAAGAGGTTGTGGGTAAGGTCCATTCTGAAGATGAGCTTGTTGCCAAGGGATTTGAACTGATAGAAAAGTTTGATTTTGAAGCCCTGTTGGTGACCCGAAGCGAACATGGGATGACATTACTACGCCGGGGTCAGGAACCATTCCATTTACCGACTCAGGCGAAGGAAGTTTACGATGTGACTGGTGCAGGAGATACGGTTATTTCTGTTCTGGCTGCTTCGGTTGCTGCTGGTAAACCGCTGGATGAAGCATGTGCACTGGCCAATGCAGCGGCTGGTATTGTGGTCGGAAAAGTGGGAACGTCAACAGTGTCAACTATTGAACTGGCCGAAGCTGTTCATGGTAGTCAGGACACTGATTTCGGTGTCGTGAGTGAAAAAACATTGATTGAAGCGGTCAGAAAAGCACAGGCATGCGGAGAAAAAGTCGTAATGACCAACGGTTGCTTCGATATTCTTCATGCCGGACATGTTTCTTATCTGAATCATGCTGCTGAGCTTGGCGATCGTCTGATTGTTGCAGTTAATACGGATGACTCAGTGAAACGTCTGAAAGGTCCGGGCCGTCCGGTGAATCCAACTGATCGCCGGATGGCTGTTCTTGCCGGTTTAGGCGCTGTCGATTGGGTTGTTCCATTCAGTGAAGACACACCACAGCGTTTAATCGCCACTGTATTACCTGATTTGCTGGTGAAAGGTGGGGATTATCGTCCTGAAGATATTGCCGGAGGCCGGGAAGTGATTGCTGCCGGTGGTGAAGTCAGAGTTCTGAACTTTGAAGATGGTTGTTCAACATCGGAAATTATTGAAGCCATTAAAGGTGGGCGTGGCTAA
- the glnE gene encoding bifunctional [glutamate--ammonia ligase]-adenylyl-L-tyrosine phosphorylase/[glutamate--ammonia-ligase] adenylyltransferase — protein MQLPSELKELSRLNYQRLTEKHPVILSWPASLKQQLEYVLGLSDFLFEVLMRDEQLCEAFPSMIQSKSRESGYRQQLQQALSAETDETLGELLLRRLRNREMFYIAWRDFLADWSLQESLSHLSELAEALIFETYQWQYSLCCQLWGTPVNQAGEAQPMLIIGMGKLGGGELNFSSDIDLIFAYPENGETAGTRRSLANAQFFTRLGQRIIKSLDQQTAEGFCYRVDMRLRPFGDSGPLVMSFAALEDYYQEQGRDWERYAMVKARVMGREMYPCYQELRQMLRPFVFRRYIDFSAIQSLRRMKSMIQSEVRRRGLVNNIKLGAGGIREIEFIVQSFQLIRGGREPSLRKRGLLETLDAVLELDLLGTTEVDHLRDAYLFLRRLENLLQALADKQTQTLPDDEISQQRLVTALEMESWEILLQTVHSHMDRVHRVFGTLIGHEEENEETPVEPVYQELWDMADRPEVVADILQKDLSFATESNIADALLQFKSELAKKTLGPRGREVMNHLMPKVFQTVFNHPDAQFGFPRVLYLLQRIATRTTYLELLDEHPAALAQLTRLCTASPMISEQLARYPILLDELLDPHQLYHPIPLDEYRVELRDFLARIPQDDMEQQMEGLRQFKQICLLRIAAADIAEVLPVMKVSDHLTYLAEAIVEAVVNQAWEQLKEKYGEPTHLRQRNGKGFAVIGYGKVGGWELGYNSDLDLVFMHDCPADVYTDGQKEIDGRQFYLRLAQRIIHIFSARTPSGILYEVDMRLRPSGASGLLVTPVSAFAEYQHQEAWTWEHQALVRARMIYGDELLAEAFMETRHQVLSLARDESVLKQEVIDMREKMRQHLSEKKPGRFMIKQDRGGITDIEFLAQYLVLCYSNRYPELARWSDNVRIFESLMHVGLMSQEQMLALTRAYTTMRDQIHRRNLLNLDADVSQEKLSAEREAVIQAWQQWLV, from the coding sequence ATGCAATTACCATCTGAACTGAAAGAGTTATCCCGTCTAAACTACCAGCGGCTGACAGAAAAGCATCCGGTGATCTTATCCTGGCCAGCCTCTTTAAAACAGCAGCTTGAATATGTACTGGGGCTGAGTGATTTTCTCTTTGAAGTGTTGATGCGTGATGAGCAGTTATGTGAAGCATTTCCATCAATGATTCAGAGTAAGAGCAGAGAATCAGGCTATCGGCAGCAGCTTCAGCAGGCGTTATCAGCCGAGACCGATGAAACTTTAGGAGAACTGTTGCTGCGTCGTCTGAGAAACCGGGAAATGTTCTATATTGCCTGGCGGGATTTTCTGGCGGATTGGTCACTTCAGGAGAGTTTATCCCATCTTTCTGAATTGGCAGAGGCGTTGATATTTGAGACTTATCAATGGCAATACTCGCTTTGCTGCCAATTGTGGGGAACTCCGGTCAATCAGGCTGGAGAAGCCCAGCCAATGCTCATTATCGGGATGGGAAAACTGGGCGGCGGAGAACTGAACTTTTCTTCGGATATCGATCTGATTTTTGCCTATCCGGAAAACGGAGAAACGGCGGGAACACGGAGAAGCCTCGCCAATGCTCAGTTTTTCACTCGTTTAGGGCAACGAATCATAAAAAGTCTGGATCAGCAGACAGCAGAGGGCTTTTGCTATCGTGTTGATATGCGTTTAAGGCCATTTGGAGACAGTGGTCCTCTTGTGATGAGCTTCGCTGCATTAGAAGACTACTACCAGGAACAGGGAAGAGACTGGGAACGGTATGCCATGGTGAAAGCTCGTGTGATGGGGCGGGAAATGTACCCGTGCTATCAGGAATTGAGACAAATGCTCCGTCCTTTTGTGTTCCGTCGTTATATCGATTTCAGTGCTATCCAGTCTCTGCGCCGGATGAAATCAATGATTCAAAGTGAAGTTCGCCGACGAGGGCTGGTGAATAATATTAAACTGGGAGCCGGTGGTATCCGGGAGATCGAGTTTATTGTTCAATCATTTCAGCTGATTCGTGGGGGGCGGGAACCCAGTTTAAGAAAGCGGGGATTACTGGAAACATTAGATGCTGTTTTAGAACTGGATCTGCTTGGTACAACTGAGGTTGATCATTTAAGAGACGCCTATTTATTTTTGCGACGTCTGGAAAATTTGCTGCAGGCTCTGGCTGATAAACAGACCCAGACGTTACCAGATGATGAGATTTCTCAGCAGCGTCTGGTGACTGCTTTGGAGATGGAGAGCTGGGAGATACTGCTTCAGACTGTTCACTCTCATATGGACCGGGTACACCGGGTTTTCGGAACATTGATCGGTCATGAAGAAGAGAATGAAGAAACACCGGTAGAACCAGTTTATCAGGAACTTTGGGATATGGCGGACAGACCGGAAGTCGTCGCTGATATCCTACAGAAAGACCTCTCCTTTGCAACAGAAAGCAATATTGCTGATGCGTTGCTGCAGTTTAAATCTGAGCTGGCAAAGAAAACTCTGGGACCGCGTGGGCGGGAAGTGATGAATCACTTGATGCCTAAAGTGTTTCAGACCGTTTTTAATCATCCTGATGCCCAGTTTGGTTTCCCCCGTGTTCTATATCTGCTGCAACGCATTGCCACCCGGACCACTTATCTGGAACTGCTGGATGAACATCCGGCCGCACTGGCGCAACTTACTCGCCTGTGTACTGCGAGTCCGATGATTTCAGAGCAACTGGCCCGTTATCCTATTCTGCTGGATGAACTATTAGATCCACATCAGCTCTATCATCCGATTCCGCTGGATGAGTATCGGGTCGAGCTCCGTGACTTCCTCGCCCGTATTCCTCAGGATGATATGGAACAACAAATGGAAGGTCTGCGCCAGTTTAAACAGATTTGCCTGCTGCGGATTGCAGCGGCAGATATCGCTGAAGTTTTACCGGTGATGAAAGTGAGTGATCACCTGACCTATCTGGCGGAAGCGATTGTTGAGGCTGTTGTGAACCAGGCATGGGAGCAGTTGAAAGAAAAATATGGTGAACCGACACATTTGCGCCAGCGTAACGGTAAAGGTTTTGCTGTCATAGGCTATGGCAAAGTCGGTGGCTGGGAGCTGGGATATAACTCTGATTTAGACTTGGTCTTTATGCATGACTGTCCGGCAGATGTTTATACCGATGGTCAGAAAGAAATTGATGGACGCCAGTTTTACCTGCGACTGGCACAACGTATCATCCACATTTTTTCAGCCCGGACACCTTCCGGAATTTTGTATGAAGTCGATATGCGTTTAAGACCTTCCGGTGCCTCGGGGTTGTTGGTCACACCTGTCAGTGCTTTTGCTGAGTATCAGCATCAGGAAGCCTGGACATGGGAACATCAGGCATTGGTTCGGGCTCGGATGATCTATGGCGATGAACTGCTGGCCGAAGCATTTATGGAGACTCGTCATCAGGTGTTAAGTCTTGCCAGAGATGAATCGGTCCTGAAGCAGGAAGTGATCGATATGCGGGAGAAAATGCGCCAGCATCTGTCAGAGAAAAAGCCGGGACGTTTTATGATTAAACAGGATCGCGGCGGGATTACGGATATTGAATTTCTGGCACAGTATCTGGTGCTTTGCTATAGCAATCGGTATCCGGAGCTGGCGCGTTGGTCGGATAATGTCAGAATCTTCGAGTCACTGATGCATGTTGGCCTGATGTCACAGGAACAGATGTTAGCATTGACCCGGGCCTATACGACCATGCGGGATCAAATTCATCGTCGTAACCTGCTGAATCTGGATGCGGATGTTAGTCAGGAAAAACTATCGGCAGAGCGGGAAGCCGTGATTCAGGCGTGGCAGCAATGGTTAGTCTAA
- a CDS encoding TIGR00153 family protein codes for MPVNTIMGLFAKSPIKPLQKHVVCVNECCSHLISFFEVTFQKDWEKASEIRAQISHLEKEADVLKREIRLKLPRGLFLPVDRTDMLELLTQQDKLANLAKDIAGRVYGRELMIPEPMQKDFIAYVKRCLDAASQAQKVIGELDELLETGFKGREVTLVAEMIHQLDVIEDDTDTMQIHLRQQLMAIESQYNPIDMMFLYKILEWVGGIADQAQRVGARLELMLSRS; via the coding sequence ATGCCAGTGAATACAATTATGGGGTTATTTGCAAAGTCCCCGATTAAGCCTTTGCAGAAACACGTTGTCTGTGTCAATGAATGTTGTTCTCACCTGATCAGCTTCTTTGAAGTCACTTTCCAGAAAGATTGGGAAAAAGCCTCGGAAATCCGGGCTCAGATCTCTCATCTGGAAAAAGAAGCCGACGTGCTAAAACGTGAAATCCGCCTGAAACTTCCGCGTGGATTATTCCTTCCTGTTGATCGAACCGACATGCTCGAGCTTCTGACCCAACAAGACAAACTTGCCAATCTTGCAAAAGATATCGCAGGTCGGGTCTATGGCAGAGAGCTGATGATTCCAGAACCAATGCAAAAAGATTTCATCGCCTATGTTAAGCGTTGTCTTGATGCTGCCAGTCAGGCACAGAAAGTCATCGGTGAACTTGATGAATTACTTGAAACCGGCTTTAAAGGTCGGGAAGTAACATTGGTTGCGGAGATGATCCATCAGCTTGATGTTATTGAAGATGATACTGACACAATGCAAATTCACCTGCGTCAGCAGTTGATGGCTATTGAGTCACAGTATAATCCGATCGATATGATGTTCTTATACAAAATATTAGAGTGGGTGGGTGGTATCGCCGACCAGGCTCAACGTGTGGGAGCTCGCTTAGAGCTGATGCTCTCTCGTTCCTGA
- a CDS encoding CYTH and CHAD domain-containing protein — protein METEIELKFFVSPEYSDVLCRKISEAKVFQHRCRELGNTYFDTSDNWLRRHDIGLRIRHCDDVYVQTVKTAGRVVAGLHQRPEYNAEHDSNFPSLSLHPEEIWPEGRATEQLESELLPLFSTDFTREQWLIGMPDGSQIEVAFDQGKVLAGEAEEPICEVELELKSGQTDALFSLARTLSEEGGVRLGNLSKAARGYRLASGYNGDEVKPLELVETTSDDTVESCFIHSLEHALEHWHYHEQIYVEKEHIEALHEIRHAICFIRQTLSVYSDVVPRRASAILRQELKWLEEELAWLKMSDYLEDLCEDKGHILRKLDARKFLLAELRTLQEALPSAPDMLKLFHSSRYVGLILDLSRWILTKGWQPFLDDKSRSVMAQPVQPFSTEQLDRTWDELLAAFPAEEALTRQDYQAQQYCLMRNLYTGIGFASLFDEDERQAFRLPWADLLQGIDDLLTLQPLELLVDKLEGEQQEQLKRWLIRQENSILHAMEQTRNISMGVAPYWKHS, from the coding sequence ATGGAAACTGAGATAGAACTGAAGTTTTTCGTTTCTCCTGAATATTCAGATGTTTTGTGCCGCAAGATTTCTGAAGCCAAAGTATTTCAACATCGTTGTCGTGAATTGGGGAACACCTATTTTGACACGAGTGATAACTGGCTGCGTCGACATGATATAGGCCTTCGAATCCGACATTGTGATGATGTCTATGTGCAGACGGTAAAAACAGCCGGCAGAGTTGTGGCTGGCCTTCATCAGCGACCGGAATACAATGCCGAACATGACAGTAATTTCCCATCTCTTTCTCTCCATCCTGAAGAAATCTGGCCTGAAGGCCGAGCGACAGAACAACTGGAATCCGAACTTCTCCCTTTATTTTCAACTGACTTTACCCGTGAACAATGGCTGATTGGTATGCCGGATGGTAGCCAGATTGAAGTTGCTTTTGATCAGGGGAAAGTGCTTGCAGGAGAGGCGGAAGAACCCATTTGTGAAGTTGAACTGGAACTGAAATCCGGACAGACCGATGCTTTATTTTCTCTGGCAAGAACATTGAGTGAGGAAGGTGGTGTTCGTCTCGGTAATCTGAGTAAAGCTGCCAGAGGTTATCGTTTGGCCTCCGGTTATAATGGTGATGAGGTCAAGCCGCTGGAGTTGGTTGAAACAACCTCAGATGATACGGTCGAGTCATGCTTCATCCATTCTCTGGAACACGCTCTGGAGCACTGGCATTACCATGAGCAGATCTATGTAGAGAAGGAACATATCGAAGCTCTCCATGAAATTCGCCATGCAATCTGTTTTATTCGTCAGACACTGTCTGTATATAGTGATGTGGTTCCCCGACGTGCGAGCGCAATTTTGCGCCAGGAACTCAAATGGCTGGAAGAAGAGCTGGCATGGCTGAAAATGTCTGATTATCTGGAAGATCTGTGTGAAGACAAGGGCCATATCTTACGCAAGCTGGATGCCCGGAAATTTTTACTTGCAGAGCTTCGGACATTGCAGGAAGCATTGCCGTCAGCTCCGGATATGCTGAAGTTGTTCCATTCGTCCCGTTATGTTGGGCTGATTCTGGATTTGAGTCGCTGGATTCTGACTAAAGGCTGGCAGCCTTTCCTTGATGATAAATCCCGTTCAGTAATGGCTCAGCCTGTTCAGCCATTTTCAACAGAGCAACTTGATCGAACCTGGGATGAGTTACTGGCCGCTTTTCCTGCAGAGGAAGCACTGACACGGCAGGATTATCAGGCCCAGCAGTACTGTCTGATGAGAAATTTATATACCGGAATCGGATTTGCCAGTCTGTTTGATGAAGATGAGCGTCAGGCTTTCCGGTTACCGTGGGCTGATTTACTACAGGGAATTGATGATCTGTTAACGCTTCAGCCGTTAGAGCTGTTGGTTGATAAGCTTGAAGGAGAGCAGCAGGAACAGTTAAAACGCTGGCTTATCCGACAGGAAAATTCAATCCTTCATGCGATGGAACAGACCCGGAATATCAGCATGGGTGTTGCTCCTTACTGGAAACATTCCTGA
- a CDS encoding inorganic phosphate transporter has product MDILVDYGSILILVAAAFGFLMAIGIGANDVANAMGTSVGSKALTVKQAIFIAMVFEFAGAYLAGGEVTDTIRKGVIETNLFVSQPEILVYGMMSSLLAAGTWLLLASYMGWPVSTTHSIIGAIIGFACITLGTDAVAWKSVQGIVGSWIITPIISGFFAYVIFVSAQRLIFDTENPLQNAKRFVPVYMFITTMVIALVTIKKGLKHVGFHLSTGEAWISAAIVSALVMIGGYLYIQRRFSKREEDHSFSGVESIFSVLMVVTACAMAFAHGSNDVANAIGPLSAVVSTVQNLGQITAKSQIAWWILPLGGFGIVVGLATLGHKVMATVGTGITELTPSRGFAAQLATASTVVLASGTGLPISTTQTLVGAVLGVGFARGIAALNLGVVRNIVASWIVTLPAGALLAVVFYYMLEKFFI; this is encoded by the coding sequence ATGGATATCCTTGTAGATTACGGTTCTATCTTGATTCTTGTGGCAGCAGCCTTCGGTTTCTTGATGGCGATCGGCATCGGTGCGAATGATGTAGCAAATGCGATGGGAACATCGGTTGGCTCAAAAGCACTGACCGTAAAACAAGCTATCTTTATTGCGATGGTTTTTGAATTCGCCGGCGCCTACCTTGCCGGTGGTGAAGTAACAGACACAATTCGTAAAGGCGTGATCGAAACAAACCTTTTTGTATCACAGCCAGAAATTCTCGTTTATGGCATGATGTCGTCCCTGCTTGCAGCCGGCACATGGTTACTACTGGCCTCTTATATGGGATGGCCGGTATCGACAACCCACTCGATTATCGGAGCAATTATCGGTTTTGCCTGTATAACTCTGGGAACAGATGCTGTTGCCTGGAAGTCAGTACAGGGCATTGTCGGCAGTTGGATTATCACACCGATTATCTCCGGATTTTTCGCTTATGTTATCTTCGTCAGCGCCCAGCGCCTGATATTTGATACAGAAAATCCCCTGCAAAATGCAAAACGCTTTGTTCCGGTTTATATGTTCATCACAACCATGGTCATCGCACTGGTTACGATCAAGAAAGGACTGAAACACGTTGGTTTTCATCTGAGTACCGGCGAAGCGTGGATTTCAGCGGCTATCGTTTCCGCATTGGTGATGATCGGTGGTTACCTGTATATCCAAAGACGTTTTTCTAAACGGGAAGAAGATCATAGCTTCTCCGGTGTAGAAAGTATTTTCAGTGTCCTGATGGTTGTTACTGCATGTGCTATGGCGTTTGCGCATGGTTCTAACGATGTAGCCAACGCTATTGGTCCACTATCAGCTGTTGTGTCTACGGTCCAGAATCTGGGACAGATTACAGCCAAAAGCCAGATCGCATGGTGGATTCTGCCACTGGGTGGATTCGGTATTGTTGTTGGTCTGGCTACTCTGGGACATAAAGTTATGGCGACAGTCGGTACCGGAATTACAGAACTGACACCGAGCCGTGGTTTTGCAGCACAACTCGCAACAGCTTCAACTGTTGTTTTAGCTTCAGGTACCGGTTTGCCGATTTCTACGACTCAAACACTGGTTGGCGCGGTTCTGGGGGTTGGTTTTGCCCGCGGTATTGCAGCATTGAATCTGGGTGTAGTTCGTAACATTGTTGCTTCATGGATTGTCACACTACCGGCAGGTGCACTTCTTGCAGTTGTTTTCTATTACATGCTGGAAAAATTCTTCATTTAG
- a CDS encoding TIGR04211 family SH3 domain-containing protein: MKKLIFMLLLSFLTAPVFAQVHYIADDLFTYMHSGPSNQYRIVGSINAGEKVQLLQANKETGYSEVLDSKGRQGWVQDKFITTTESMASRLPRLEKELTDVKGQLSDAEKKASQEKAGLIESLEVRNKQISELEENYSGISQKLSTAQSEIRELRAKLDTQKEDLLMKYFMYGGGVALGGILLGIILPHIIPRRKKSRSNWL; encoded by the coding sequence GTGAAAAAACTGATATTCATGTTGCTGCTTTCATTCCTGACCGCCCCTGTTTTTGCACAGGTACACTATATAGCAGATGACCTGTTTACTTATATGCACTCGGGACCGAGCAACCAGTATCGAATTGTCGGCAGTATCAATGCGGGTGAGAAAGTACAACTTCTGCAGGCCAACAAAGAGACTGGCTACAGTGAAGTTCTCGATAGCAAAGGACGTCAGGGTTGGGTACAGGATAAATTTATTACTACAACGGAAAGTATGGCATCACGCCTGCCTCGCTTAGAAAAAGAACTCACAGATGTCAAAGGACAACTATCCGACGCAGAGAAAAAGGCCAGTCAGGAAAAAGCCGGGCTGATCGAATCGCTTGAAGTCCGCAACAAGCAGATCTCTGAGCTGGAAGAGAATTACAGTGGCATCAGCCAGAAACTATCCACAGCTCAGAGCGAAATTCGTGAGCTCAGAGCAAAGCTGGATACCCAGAAAGAAGATTTGCTGATGAAATATTTCATGTACGGTGGTGGCGTAGCTCTCGGAGGAATTCTACTGGGAATCATTCTTCCTCATATCATTCCAAGACGGAAGAAGTCACGTTCAAACTGGCTCTGA
- a CDS encoding methyl-accepting chemotaxis protein, producing MTKLAFKPWERVVTDVRLVPKMIILMVFSTILIVAKQLWDASTFYSALLEATKNVQIAEHHYEAYITQVVWQTLLLIVVFIVLLLLTAKIMLRQTQYISDSIKTMASRDLSEPISMDCKDEYGDVARELERTRIQLQEMIKLQVSSSQELAGLTEVMTISMSETKESAQEEFNEIDQLATAMSEMSSTVHTVAEHAQSASSLTEQASSRAKTGQEFVQGTVLKMRDLSTDIAESAQAVNQVEERVVAISSVVGTIQSISEQTNLLALNAAIEAARAGEAGRGFAVVADEVRNLAQRTQQATVEIQDMISHLQSSANSAVELMEKSVVEAADGVELVTSAGSELDGIVEQIQQINDMNFQIASAAGQQSGVAEEMNQNLTNVRELVEASVSVVGELLETSEIMQSNAEELDRKITSFKV from the coding sequence ATGACAAAACTGGCTTTTAAGCCTTGGGAGCGCGTTGTAACGGACGTTCGACTTGTTCCCAAAATGATTATTCTAATGGTATTCAGTACCATTTTGATTGTTGCAAAACAGCTGTGGGATGCCAGTACTTTTTATTCTGCACTTTTGGAAGCCACAAAGAATGTTCAGATTGCAGAGCATCACTATGAAGCGTACATCACACAGGTGGTTTGGCAGACGCTGTTGTTAATTGTTGTATTTATCGTATTGTTGTTACTCACTGCCAAAATTATGTTAAGGCAGACTCAGTATATCAGTGACTCGATTAAAACCATGGCCAGCCGGGATTTATCCGAGCCGATTTCTATGGACTGTAAAGATGAATATGGTGATGTTGCCAGAGAGCTTGAAAGAACCCGGATTCAGTTGCAGGAAATGATCAAACTTCAGGTATCCAGCTCTCAGGAACTGGCAGGACTGACTGAGGTTATGACCATCAGCATGTCAGAAACCAAAGAATCGGCTCAGGAAGAGTTTAATGAGATTGACCAATTGGCAACCGCCATGAGTGAAATGTCATCTACGGTTCATACGGTTGCTGAACATGCTCAGAGTGCTTCATCTCTGACCGAACAGGCTTCATCCCGGGCGAAAACCGGTCAGGAGTTTGTTCAAGGAACTGTTCTGAAAATGCGGGATCTCTCAACAGATATTGCCGAATCGGCTCAGGCAGTCAATCAGGTTGAAGAACGGGTAGTTGCCATCAGTAGTGTGGTTGGCACCATTCAGAGTATTTCTGAGCAGACCAACTTACTGGCACTGAATGCCGCAATTGAAGCTGCCCGGGCTGGGGAAGCCGGCAGAGGATTTGCTGTCGTTGCTGACGAAGTCCGCAATCTGGCACAAAGAACACAACAGGCAACTGTAGAGATTCAGGACATGATCTCTCATCTTCAGAGCAGCGCAAACTCAGCTGTAGAACTGATGGAAAAAAGTGTGGTTGAAGCTGCCGATGGCGTTGAATTGGTAACGAGTGCCGGAAGTGAACTGGATGGTATTGTTGAGCAGATTCAGCAAATCAACGACATGAATTTCCAAATCGCCAGTGCTGCCGGACAGCAAAGTGGTGTTGCTGAAGAAATGAATCAGAACCTGACCAATGTCCGTGAGTTGGTTGAAGCATCAGTTTCCGTTGTTGGTGAATTGCTGGAAACATCAGAAATCATGCAAAGCAATGCTGAAGAGCTTGATCGGAAGATTACTTCATTCAAAGTATGA